A segment of the Corylus avellana chromosome ca2, CavTom2PMs-1.0 genome:
CTGTGACACTCTCTACCCTCAATTTTTTCCTTGTAGATTCTCTCTTTGGTGAATGGCGTGCAATCACTACACTAATAGAAATAGTGGCATATATTTAGAATGAGAAAGTAATACTAGTCTCTAGTATTATACTAGCATGACCATATGGGTGTAAACTAGGTTGTACAAATAGAGTTTTAACTAAAGACGATctattcttttttcaataatgaAATTAGCTGTCGTTCTTGTAGATGTAAACATACTATCGAACCACGCAAATTCTCCGtgtgtgtgttttctttttcctccataTTTTCTTGCTTTTCACTGATCAATCACATATATAGTTGACGACAATCTTACGAATGATGAAGTCGTTCGTTTGAGGGAACAAAGTTAATAACTCGACATGGCATCAAATTATGAAGAAATTAAATGACGCAGAAATTTTAGCTGATTCTCTCGTTTGCAACGAACCATGATATTTATTGGTTGTTTAACTTTTGAAAATTCAGGTCGGAATAATGGCTTTAAAGATAATGTCGCACACAGTAGAGACCATGCATTATTGGAGTGACTAATTAAAGGCATTGCAATTATTCCCAATGCTATAGTTTTCTAAATACCCACTGTCATCGATTGACATGAAACTATAGCAATTAAACTGCGCGCATGTGGTAGAATATTCCCTGTTTGttcatgattttattattttttaggctTATTATAAATTTCCCTTCTTATCTAACCAGTTTACCTAATTTAATTACCACACCTTAAATTCTCTATAAATACCATTAAATGCAATACAAATctaaataattcaataaaacaatGATGAATTAATCGTCCTAACATAAATATAGGATTCTAAAactaaactacaatttttttttggtctattttCTCTTCCTTCGCTTCCATTATTTCtcccttattttatattaatcatAACTTTCTACAAATTTTGTGATATTGCTGTTAATTAATTTCCCTAGTAgaaggagattttttttttttcttcttcacttATGGGTCCTACTTGTTGAAGCTCATCAGTGAAAAGTGTAATTCTTGTAATGGGGGTGTCGGTCCTtgcaaatgaaaataaaaaaacatttcatgTTAATATGGTCCAACATACAACACTATTTACACGAAAAAATAATTGGGTATTATATATACATCTTATTATAATTGATTTACAAACTGAAATAATTCATCAATGCATGTCaggtaaaaaattaaataacaaaatgtacatgataagaaaatttaattatttaatcactAATGTGATCATAGTATTACGACgtcaattttcttaaaaagcaTCAATTTACACGACACTGATGAAAAATTGATTAAGTTGAAATCTTATGTTTTATGGTTGCTGAATGAAATAATAACTTTGCTCATATAAACATAAATGAGACAAGCAAACAATCTTAGAATAATATTATCGGTGAGATTAATAAATGTGTGGCACTAGGAGGACATGAGAGGGTAAACAGAAGAGGGTCAAAATGTCCATAAAGACAAAGCATGCCCAACAGGAGCCACGTTGCACAACGCATGCTAGACAGGCCACGGGCCCACCATAACCCACACCCGAGAGATGCTCCCATGCTGACCACGATCAATCTAATTCAATCAATTAAGCTTTCTCATTTTGTCCCTTTATGCTTTGGTGTCTTGGAGGCTTCAAACTTCAATAATATTAATCCGATAAggacttttatttatttatttatattttttatagatGTTTTAATAGggtttttacatatattttcatatataatgtTATATTCTTTTAACCTTCCTACAAGTTTTACCACATATCCACAATTAACACGTTCTTATGTATACTATAATTCTATATCCAAGAAGTTATCCTATCTGGATGCCACTGTTGGGGAAGTCAATGCAGCTCTCTTGGCAATTAGTTAGTTTTACTGCTGATTTTGGTTGTTTCTCTATTCTCTTTGAAGGGGATTGATTCTTAGCTCTGCGTCCTTGCCATTAATAAAGATCATCTCTTTTCAAGATTGGCTATGTGTCCTTGTGATTGTTGATATTTGTTTGCATTTGCTACAATTTGCAAGTTGGATCGCATCAAAAGTATCAAGATGTGCGAACTCGAGAACACACTCAGTTGCTAAATAGGCCGCTTCCCACAattgtttggaagcattcctgCTTGTTCCCCTTTTATCTCCTCCACCCGGATTAAGAGTGGGAGAGACCCAACTTTGTTGTCCTTTCCCCTTTTCCCCCTttgcttagggaaaaaaaaaaaaaaaattctatatccaaaatagagaaaaaaaaatgccaagaTTAATATCTTGTACTTCACCTATAATTGCTCACCATTAATATTTGATGCTAGAAagtatatatcatatttttatctcacaactattCTATAAGGTTATCTCAAATTAAATAACCATTGAATCAGTCTTTaatgttaaaaagtaaaaaaataaataaggtttGGTGAAGACGGAGGGTCAACATTATGAGATAGTTGCTAACTAAAAATTTGGTATATTTCCTAATAATTATGCACTTCATGCACAAGCTCGGTAGGAGGTGCACCGTGCACTAATCTGGCTCCATCTATTCAagaatttataatatttattgtCACAATTTTGAACTTCCATATATATCATCGTTTATTGATGTGTTTCTTGTAAAAATCATGTATAACTTGCTAGTTAAGATAAATTAGATGGGCGAActataccatattaaattacaaattactataaaatattaaattaataactagtaaataataaatttaattattttaattaatattttgacaGTTGCTACTGTCCATGCTCTTTACCAGCCAACATAGTAACAAGACAACAACATTTACATTAAAGAAGTCAGACTTGATGTTGTTAATCAAGGCCTAATTGTGGGTTTAACCAGGAAGCAGTGAAATTTAGTTAGCTTCGGCTGAATTTGTTTCTTGAATTAATCTCACAGATTTCACTTCCTCTATGGAGGAgctatatatattctctctaaTTAAAATCACCACTCGATTGATAGGGAAAGTATAAAATTTATACCTTTGTTTGCCTGGGTTGTCAGTTTCTTGGCCACTGTGGCtgattgttaatttaattatcaattacttatctcaaaagcttatgCTAATAACTAAGAACTAGCGACTCAAATTACTAACTAATATTTCTTGTATGGttgaaaacatcaaaatgaacttCATTATGATGAATATTTCCATCATCGATCCGAGCTTCATGTGGGTACTCAATCCAGTTTCAGTACACGTATTCAAACCCTAAATCAGTACACATATTCAAACcctaaacttttctttttttccttttgttttttgtttttttgcccCTCGAACgaagaaatcattttcaaacaTAGCATGTTGTAAGATAAGTCTGCAGCCTAAAGTCCTTTTCCTgctgtattttctttttaactttacTATGCACTTTGTTGCTAGCTGGTTCAACTAATTTCTGTGTACCAATTCTGATGCAtgctttgagagagagagagagagagagagagagagagatcatgaGATGTATTGAGTCGTTCACAAGCATATTTTACAAGAATATTTATCTCTCCAAGATCCATAAAACATCATACATTTATAATACCACAAATAGAAATCTCTTCATCTCTCTTAATTCTACCTTCCTTCATTTCTCAAATATGCATATCCCAATGTCACAGTCTGAGCTTGAATTCAAGAACCCATTCAACTTCTCTTCATCGTCGACCCTACTACTCTGCAATAACAGCAATGACATATCCGAGTTGTGATGATCATGTGCGCCAAAGCTTGATTCTCCATCACCCTCAAATCTTTCTTCTTGACTCAATTGAGAAGCAACAAACTTGTCAAGGGCCCTCCAGTCAGTCAccttcttgttgttgttgttgcaacCTCTATTCATTTGCTCtaattcttcttcattattttctgaTATCAGAGATATTGAGCTCGGCGGCCTCTTTATCAATGGCAGCGATGGGCTCGCTAGTTGAGGAAGCTGAACAAACTGATCAGAATGCATGAAACCACCCAAGTTATCCGCTTCTATCTCTTGCTTACACATGAAATTCTGTGATAAATAGTTTTGAGGCTGCCTTGAGATGAAATCAATCGGATCCACCACCGAGCTCACCCCACTCGGTTCGTCATAGAAGTAGCCCGAGTCCCACCCTTCAATGCTCTTGCTTTGGCTAGTCGTTCGCTTCTTGAACGCTCTGCATACCACCCATCCTTCTTCCTGCAAAAACAAGCTCGAACTCAGGATTTCTAACTatgatataatattaaatatttaatccACCTTTGTTTTCGGTTTTCATTTGTTGAAAAAGAGATTGATAAGCTCAATGCGtgttgtattatatatatatatattaggaa
Coding sequences within it:
- the LOC132170639 gene encoding NAC domain-containing protein 37, whose translation is MMESMESSVPPGFRFHPTDEELVGYYLRKKVASQKIDLDVIRDIDLYRIEPWDLQERCRIGYEEQNEWYFFSHKDKKYPTGTRTNRATMAGFWKATGRDKAVYDKAKLIGMRKTLVFYKGRAPNGQKTDWIMHEYRLESEENGPPQEEGWVVCRAFKKRTTSQSKSIEGWDSGYFYDEPSGVSSVVDPIDFISRQPQNYLSQNFMCKQEIEADNLGGFMHSDQFVQLPQLASPSLPLIKRPPSSISLISENNEEELEQMNRGCNNNNKKVTDWRALDKFVASQLSQEERFEGDGESSFGAHDHHNSDMSLLLLQSSRVDDEEKLNGFLNSSSDCDIGICIFEK